One Paramisgurnus dabryanus chromosome 9, PD_genome_1.1, whole genome shotgun sequence DNA segment encodes these proteins:
- the calub gene encoding calumenin-B isoform X2 yields MDLWPLLLFFALCVLQSSSKPMEKKDRVHHDAPLSDKTHDDEDNFEYDHDAFLGQEEAKTFDQLTPEESKERLGMIVEKIDTDHDGFVSADEMKQWIKHAQRRWIYGDVDRQWHAHDLNTDSYVTWEEYKNATYGPILYEADPEDGFNYRQMMNRDERRFKMADVDGDARANKEEFTAFLHPEEFDHMKEIVVLETMEDIDKNGDGFIDLNEYIGDMYSQDGDSSEPEWVKTEREQFTEFRDKNKDGRMDKDETRDWILPSDYDHAEAEAKHLLYESDTDKDGLGV; encoded by the exons ATGGACCTGTGgccgttgttgttgtttttcgcCCTCTGTGTTCTTCAGTCTTCCAGCAAACCCATGGAGAAGAAGGACCGTGTCCATCACGACGCCCCGCTCAGTGACAAAACACACGATGATGAAGACAACTTTGAATATGACCACGACGCTTTTCTTGGACAAGAAGAGGCGAAGACGTTTGACCAGCTCACTCCGGAGGAGAGCAAAGAGAGACTGGG TATGATTGTAGAAAAGATCGATACTGACCACGATGGTTTCGTGAGCGCTGATGAGATGAAACAGTGGATTAAACACGCTCAGAGACGCTGGATATATGGCGATGTGGACCGGCAGTGGCACGCTCATGATCTTAACACAGACTCTTACGTTACCTGGGAAGAATACAAGAACGCCACCTACGGCCCCATCCTCT ATGAAGCCGATCCTGAGGATGGTTTCAACTACAGGCAGATGATGAACAGAGATGAACGGCGTTTCAAGATGGCCGATGTCGACGGGGATGCTAGAGCAAATAAGGAAGAGTTTACAGCATTTCTACACCCGGAGGAGTTTGACCACATGAAGGAGATTGTAGTGTTG GAGACGATGGAAGACATTGATAAAAATGGAGATGGTTTCATTGATTTGAATGAATACATTG gTGATATGTACAGTCAAGATGGAGACTCATCGGAACCAGAATGGGTAAAAACAGAAAGAGAACAGTTCACAGAGTTCAGGGATAAAAACAAAGATGGCCGTATGGATAAGGATGAGACCCGTGACTGGATTCTGCCTTCCGACTACGACCACGCGGAGGCTGAAGCCAAACACCTGCTGTATGAGTCTGATACCGACAAG gatggactaggggtgtga
- the utp15 gene encoding U3 small nucleolar RNA-associated protein 15 homolog — protein sequence MASFKPTKIQTYPKLGEKVTEDTLYWKNYKAAVNIKEFGAITKIDFSPLQPHNYAVTASTRIQVYGPHSQEPIRSFTRFRDTAYGGSFRGDGKLLVAGSEEGLIRLFDVSGRVALRQFKGHSKAVHATSFLSDGFRVVSGSDDLSCRSWDVASATELSSFTEHTDYIRTAFPSKLNPEMFVTGSYDHTVKLFDMRSGGSVMSMNHGHPVECVLLYPSEALLVSTGGRYVKIWDLLKGGQQLVSLKNHHKTVTCACLSSTHNRLITGSLDRHVKVYNSSYKVVHNFDSSASILSLAVAPDDEVIAVGMTNGVLSVRHRKHKDVKETLIGRRRRGPAYRVFVKGKNFTPKQDDFLVSKPVKQHLQKHDKLLKSFEVSKALDAALQTWTRSTKPEVPVAVIMELSRRGTLKNALAGRDEESLAKILNFLLKHITDPRFSRQLVVVGDMLLDLYEQVIPQSPVVERLLQRLMEVLGRESELHQELLQVLGILDTLFASLTPRKEVPTFAGPPTESQPQAT from the exons ATGGCTTCATTCAAACCCACTAAAATTCAGACGTATCCCAAACTAGGAGAAAAAGTGACAGAGGATACGCTATACTGGAAAAATTATAAG GCTGCAGTGAATATTAAAGAGTTTGGTGCCATCACAAAAATCGACTTCTCTCCTCTCCAACCTCACAATTATGCAGTCACAGCATCAACCAGA ATTCAGGTATATGGACCTCACTCCCAGGAGCCCATACGGAGCTTCACACGTTTTCGGGATACAGCGTATGGAGGGAGTTTCAGAGGCGACGGCAAGCTGTTAGTGGCCGGAAGTGAAGAGGGACTCATCCGACTGTTTGACGTCAGCGGACGAGTGGCTCTTAGGCAGTTTAAAGGACACTCCAA GGCGGTACATGCAACCTCATTCCTGTCAGATGGGTTTCGTGTGGTGTCAGGATCCGATGATCTGTCCTGTCGTTCGTGGGATGTTGCCAGTGCCACGGAGCTCAGCTCTTTCACCGAACACACAGACTACATCAGAACAGCTTTTCCAAGCAAACTCAACCCAGAGATGTTTGTCACAG GTTCGTATGATCACACAGTGAAATTATTTGACATGCGGTCAGGTGGAAGTGTGATGAGCATGAATCACGGTCATCCTGTGGAGTGTGTGCTGCTTTACCCTTCGGAGGCCCTGCTAGTTTCAACAG GAGGGCGCTATGTGAAAATCTGGGACCTTTTGAAAGGTGGCCAACAGCTCGTTTCTCTGAAGAATCATCACAAAACCGTTACGTGCGCGTGTCTGAGCTCAACACACAACAGGTTAATCACAGGATCCTTGGACAG GCATgtgaaagtgtataactcttCCTATAAGGTCGTACATAATTTCGACTCTTCAGCATCTATCCTCAGCCTGGCTGTTGCG CCTGATGATGAAGTCATTGCTGTCGGGATGACCAATGGCGTGTTGAGCGTCAGACACAGGAAACACAAAGATGTAAAAGAGACACTGATTGGTCGAAGGCGACGAGGCCCAGCATACCGGGTGTTTGTAAAGGGGAAGAACTTCACACCTAAACAG GACGATTTCCTGGTCAGTAAACCAGTAAAACAGCATCTGCAGAAACACGACAAACTACTGaaaagttttgaagtgtctaaAGCCCTGGACGCAGCCCTGCAG ACGTGGACTCGTAGCACTAAACCAGAGGTGCCCGTAGCGGTAATCATGGAGCTCAGCCGCAGAGGAACTCTGAAGAATGCCCTCGCGGGACGAGATGAAGAAAGCTTAGCCAAAATCCTCAACTTCCTTCTCAA ACACATCACTGACCCACGATTCTCTCGTCAGCTGGTTGTTGTCGGAGATATGCTTCTTG ATCTGTATGAGCAGGTTATTCCACAGTCACCTGTTGTCGAGCGGTTGCTGCAGCGTCTCATGGAGGTGTTGGGTCGGGAATCAGAGCTTCACCAGGAACTGCTACAGGTGTTGGGAATATTGGACACGCTTTTCGCATCCCTGACTCCCAGAAAAGAAGTTCCAACCTTTGCTGGTCCACCGACGGAGTCACAGCCACAAGCCACTTGA
- the calub gene encoding calumenin-B isoform X1 produces MDLWPLLLFFALCVLQSSSKPMEKKDRVHHDAPLSDKTHDDEDNFEYDHDAFLGQEEAKTFDQLTPEESKERLGMIVEKIDTDHDGFVSADEMKQWIKHAQRRWIYGDVDRQWHAHDLNTDSYVTWEEYKNATYGPILYEADPEDGFNYRQMMNRDERRFKMADVDGDARANKEEFTAFLHPEEFDHMKEIVVLETMEDIDKNGDGFIDLNEYIGDMYSQDGDSSEPEWVKTEREQFTEFRDKNKDGRMDKDETRDWILPSDYDHAEAEAKHLLYESDTDKDGRLTKQEIVDKYDLFVGSQATDFGEALARHDEF; encoded by the exons ATGGACCTGTGgccgttgttgttgtttttcgcCCTCTGTGTTCTTCAGTCTTCCAGCAAACCCATGGAGAAGAAGGACCGTGTCCATCACGACGCCCCGCTCAGTGACAAAACACACGATGATGAAGACAACTTTGAATATGACCACGACGCTTTTCTTGGACAAGAAGAGGCGAAGACGTTTGACCAGCTCACTCCGGAGGAGAGCAAAGAGAGACTGGG TATGATTGTAGAAAAGATCGATACTGACCACGATGGTTTCGTGAGCGCTGATGAGATGAAACAGTGGATTAAACACGCTCAGAGACGCTGGATATATGGCGATGTGGACCGGCAGTGGCACGCTCATGATCTTAACACAGACTCTTACGTTACCTGGGAAGAATACAAGAACGCCACCTACGGCCCCATCCTCT ATGAAGCCGATCCTGAGGATGGTTTCAACTACAGGCAGATGATGAACAGAGATGAACGGCGTTTCAAGATGGCCGATGTCGACGGGGATGCTAGAGCAAATAAGGAAGAGTTTACAGCATTTCTACACCCGGAGGAGTTTGACCACATGAAGGAGATTGTAGTGTTG GAGACGATGGAAGACATTGATAAAAATGGAGATGGTTTCATTGATTTGAATGAATACATTG gTGATATGTACAGTCAAGATGGAGACTCATCGGAACCAGAATGGGTAAAAACAGAAAGAGAACAGTTCACAGAGTTCAGGGATAAAAACAAAGATGGCCGTATGGATAAGGATGAGACCCGTGACTGGATTCTGCCTTCCGACTACGACCACGCGGAGGCTGAAGCCAAACACCTGCTGTATGAGTCTGATACCGACAAG gATGGACGCCTCACTAAACAGGAAATTGTGGACAAATACGACTTATTTGTCGGGAGCCAGGCGACAGATTTCGGTGAGGCTCTGGCTCGACACGACGAGTTTTAA